In Lolium rigidum isolate FL_2022 chromosome 3, APGP_CSIRO_Lrig_0.1, whole genome shotgun sequence, the genomic window GATGGAAGCACGACGAGCTTTGCGTTTCCGATGTACGGACTCTCTACCACCCTGTTACATTTCTAAGTATATTCAGTATGAAGTTCTTTTTTAAAAGTTTTGAATTCACCTGAAATTCTTGATGAAGATATCACCGTACATAATCACACTTTGCTCGTTAaatagctactccctccgtttcataattcttgtcgtggttttagttcaattttAAACCAAGATCACGACAAGTATTATGGAATGGATAGAGTACTTGCACGTAAAATCATAGCACAGTGAAGGACAGCTATCCAGTGGGATTTCCTGGAATCGCGATCTGATTTACAGTTTCTTTAGATTGACAGGCGACGAGAGATCCAATGAGAACTTGAAGGACAACGATCCTGAGCTTGCTCGACAAAGCACAGCGCAACTGAGTCATCCAGTAGAGCCGCATGATGAGAAGAATGAAACTCCGAAAGCTGCAATGGAGGCGCCTAATCCTGAAGAGGCTCCCGTACCAGTATCAGTATCGGCACCGACagagccaccaccaccgccagcgACGACAAAGATGTTTCCCTGGTGTTCTTGTTGTCCATTCTGTTGCTAAGGAATGTGCAAATCGTCATCCATATGCATCACCTTGGTTCTTTCCATAGTAGTAGAAGGTTATGTCAATAATTCATAGATGCTCAAATCAGTAGAAGGCGTAATACTATTGTACACACGAAAATTGTAAACAATAATATCAGATCAGGAATTAGGGATGagattgattatcatttacttgctCTGTGCAAGGTATATTATCATAGATAATCCCTTTGTTTCATATTTTTTGTCGTGATTTCAATTCTAATCTAAAACCACGACAATAATTATGAAATGGTGGGAGTACATACACTATTCTGTTTTGTTTTTACTAAAAGATATGTTGAATCATTAGAAATAGGTTAGAGAAATTAAAAATATTTGGAAGTCAACACTTAAGATTCGTAGCAATTCTCCGGAGTTCTATCTCCTCTCTGTTCCTCTATTCCTTCTATCTGTTAGGCTCTGCCTTTTCACATTTTGTACCATTCATTATACATAGTCTACATATGAGgagacacacacacatacacttcTACACTCCCCTCAAGATGGGAAATTTAACCATACAATCACATCTTGCAATAGAGGTTAACAAAAGGTTTGTCAGATAACCCTTTGGTTACaatgttagccacttggtcagcagTGCTTACATATGGCATATAAATCACTCCTTGGTCCAGTTTCTCCTTAACGAAGTGCCTATCGATTTCAATGTTCTTTGATCTACTATGGTGTACTGGGTTATGGACAATACCGAGAGCGGCCTTCTTATCACAATACAACATTACAGGTTTTGATAGAAATAAACTTGCTCTACCAATAAAATCTTTAGCCACAATATCTCACATACTGCATGTGCCATTTCCCTTAATTCGGCTTCAACGGCGGATCTTGCTACAACATTTTTTTATTGCTCCGCCATGTAATTAAATTACCCCAAATGACAATATCCAGGagttgatcttctatcatctaatGAACCTACCCAATTTGCATCAGTGTAGCATTCCACTTGTTAATTACCATTTGATTGATATAACAATCCTTAACCATGACATCCATTAAGGTAGCGGTGATTCACATCACTGCATCCGTATTGTGACTCCGAGGTTCATGCATAAATTTCCTAACAATACTAACATCAAATGCAATATCAAGCCGAGTGTGTGATAAATATATTAACCGCCCAACAAGTCTTTGGTATTGCTCTACATTTACAGGAGACCCACATCCTTTAACAAGACGTAGGTTTGGATCAACTAGTGTAGGGGCTAAACAACATTCAGTCATCCTAGTTTCACCTAGCATGTCTAATACATATTTCCTTTGAGAAAAATACCTTTGGCACTCCTAGAGACTTCAATTCCCATAAAGTACCTAAGTTGTACAAGGTCATTGACCTCAAATACTTGTGCTAGATGTAGCTTCAATGTCTTtatttcttcatcatcatcacctgtGATAACAATGTCACCAACATAGATAACTAGAATGGACAATTTGTCAACCTTCTGTCTATAGAACAATGTATGACCATCATACTCTTATTATAGCCTCTTACCATTACATCCCGACGAAACGATCAGACCAAGCCTTAGGAGATTGTTTTAACCTATATAAAGTACCATGGAGTTTTAGCACGTTGCCCTCAGTTTGAGCATGTAGATTTCTTCTTGCATCTCCATGTAGAAGTGATTTTTTTACATATAGTTGGTATAGGTTCCAAGTAAGGTCAGATGCACATGATATTATGGCCCTTATAGTATTCTTCTTGGCCACCGGAGCAAAAGTTTCCTCATAGTTGACCCCATAAGTCTATGTATATCCATCAGCAACTAAACGAGGCTTATATCGTTCTACTTTACCTTCCGAGTTGTGTTTGAAATTATATACCCACTTGCATCCAACCAGATTCTTTTCAGTGGAAATTCTACCAACTCCCATGTCTTGTTCTTCTCCAAAGGCATTCTTTTCTTCTAGCATAGCTCTCTTGCATTTAGGATCTTTCATTGCATCTTCCTAGTTTTATAGTATCGACGAGGACTCAATAGATGCAATAAATCCTTTGAACAATGGGCTACATTTATGATAAGTGATAAACTTGGCAATATCAGGTTTATAGCCCACACAACCCTTAAGACATGCTAGAACATCAGTATGTCTAATAGGCTTTTGTAATGCAATAGGGCAATAAACCTCTGAATTAAAACATTTCACAGGGATTTCAGTACCTTCTATTGAAGCAATGCTGGACTCTCTAGGTGAAGAGTCATGTGATGTTGAAGCATTATCTTCTTCATCCATGTTATTGTGTACTGATTCACTAGGTGATGCACTGGAACATGCACGAAATTGCATCAGATATACCCGGTTATTTTAATTCATGGGGTAAAAGAGTACCACATATCTCATGTACATTAGATCCATTGTCACTCTTCCAAATCTTTATTTCCCTCATCCTCATTTCCATCTTCTGAATGTGCTGAATTGATGACATGAATTAACACAAAGTTTTCATGAGCAGATCCAAAATATCCACTGGTGGATCAAGCTTCTTTACTGAATCTCTGTAATCATGAACAAAGCAAGTGAAACAAAAAAACTTTGGGAGGTAGAACAAAGGAATTAGTACCATTCAAACATTCGATAGGTCTTTTGTAATTTTGAACTCGTGATGTCATAAGATTTATTAAGtatgtgatacgttgcaaacgtatctataatttttgatgctccatgcttgttttacaccaattgctatatgttttgtttacacttcgtggcatttttatgcattttctggaactaacctattagcaagatgccacagtgctagtccagttttctgctatttttgtatttcacaaaAGTTGTtctagaaatattctcggaattggacaaaacaaaagacgAAGTTCCCATGTTtctgtcacgaagacggagtccaaaggggagacagagaagagccgggagacggccacaccacccctaggcacagcccccctggccgtgcctaggcatggtgtgggcccaccgggtgcccaccgacatcgccctttcgcctatatattgctccCGACGCGAAAATCCTAAATgaatcagcctccatccacgaaaagtttcgtagctccgccggcatcgaagacaagtttcgggggacataaatctttgttccggcaccctgccgggacgaggaatttcccccggagccatcttcatcgactccaccgccatcttcatcgctgttactgactcccatgatgaggagagagtagttctcccccgaggctgagtgctttatcggtagctatgtggtttatctctctctcccatggtgtgatctttatgtgagcatgagctttgtaatctagttgaataagtagatgttactctttatctattatgctactcaggTGGTTTTATTAATGTGATCTCCAGAGataccttgtcccacggtgtgaaggtgacagtgtgcgcaccgtgtgtagctcttaggctaaagattacataaatacttatcatgagttataatttatgttggatgtctctataaaattgtggtgtttgttagtactatctttggatgctcaaagtgacagagtgGGGTGTCCCTAGTTTTTGAACGCGAACTttaaggtgtgcttttgcagccctacacggtgaattggtgttcgttattcaaccggagagtggttcagagtagcatagtgaaaagatgatatttatgtattcaattatgatatcattgctgAGAGTGCTCACTAGTGAAAttaagatccctaggccttgtttctaagcattgaaacaccgtttataaccagttctgctacatgtttgcttgctgccatttttattccagattgcaattaccacttataatcatccatattacttgtatttcactatatcttcacCGAACTGGTGTACCTATATACatgaaaagtgtattgggtgtgttggggacacaagagactccttgtatcttaattgcatggttgcttgagagggatatctttgacctctacctcactgagttcgataaaccttgggtggttcacttaagggaaacttgctactgttctacaaacatctgcacttggaggctcaacactgtctataagaatagaagcttgcgtagacatcagtatggCGTTGTCTTAACAGCTTCTCCGCACAACAATTTTGATACATTGATCATAAACACAAGAGAACGTGCAACTTCTAGCAAGTGCCTATTCTTTCGCTCGTCAACTCCATTCTTCTCAGCAGTGTTGACACATGTAGTTTTATGTATAATACCATGAGATGACATGAAGTCATTAAAATCTTTGTTGACATACTGAATTCTATTATCTGATCTAAATATTTTGACACTTGCGCTATATTTGATACACACCATGCTAAAAATTTGGAAAGGCATATAGTACTTCATATTTATGCTTAAGAGGATATAACCAATTACATCTATTGAACCCATCAATCAAGGGAACATACCAGTGCTCCCCGGGTACGGAGGTTACATCTCAAGGACCCCAAATATCTGAATGCACCACCTCAAAAGACATTTGTCTTCTCTCACAACTACTTGAAAAAAGAACAGAGAAATTAAAGATATTTGGAAGTCCACACTTCAGATTTGTAGCAATTCTAGGGTCTCAGTTCCTCTATTCCTTTCATTTGTTAGGCTTGCCTTTTCACATTTTATACCATTCACTTTACATAATGTACATATGAGGAGACACACATACACTTCTACAAGATGTAAAAGATGTAGGTTTACTCCATCATTAGGGAGGAGAGTGGTCTTGCCCATAGCCAAATAACTCGACATAAAGGGTAGCCTCGTCTAGGGCTCACCTAAGAAAAACAATTCTCTTCTGTGGAATTTTATTTTAAAACCCCAGAGTTGTTAAAAAATTGCTAATATTAGTTTAAGCCCAGTAAAGAGAATAGCATCCTCATCGTATTGAAAGACTGACAATCCTACACCCACTATGTGTGGAACTAATCCTTCAATTTGGCCATCATTTTGAACGCGCTCTATGATTATGGCTAACATATCaaccactatattaaatagcaagGTGATAATGGATCGAATTGTTGTTTTTTCATCTGAAAGTATCTGCCAGTGACATACTTGACATTGATGGTCACACTTCCTCCAAAAATAAAATTATGTATTAGAGTACGCCATTCATCAGAAAAATCttttattatgtgtgtgtgtgtgttgaagGAAAGCCACTTAATTTTATTATAAGCCTTTTCGAATATAATCATTAATATGACCCCATTCAATTTTTTTTCTATGTAGTTCATGTACTATTTCATGCAGAGTTACTACCCCCTCTGGGATATGTATTCCTCACATAAAAGCAGTCTGAGTGGATCATGCAACATTATCAGCCACCGAATTAAGCCTAATAGTTGTTGAGGCCTATATTGTTGAATACTTTCTGTTTCATTAACTTTAGGCAACAAAATTATCACATCGACATTTAGGTGAAATAGTTCTAGTTGTCCAGTATGGAGGGCGTTGAATAGCTCAAGCATGTCTGCTATGGCGATTTTTTTAATAATGCTTTTTTCCCCTTAATTCTACAAATAATActtgattttaatttttttacaaaaaaataataCACCATCGGGTTAGGGGAACCCGATTAGTACTAATCAGGTTAGAGAACCCCGATTAGTACTAGTCGGGGTAGAGGAACCCGACTACCCCCTAGGCTACATGTGCATGCATTCATGCGCTTGATGCTAATCGGGTTAGTGTTCCCCGATTAGCACTAATCGGGGAACACTAACCCGACGGtgtatatttttgaatttttttaaaatatagtATTATTTGTAAAATTAACGgaaaaaaatattattaaaaaaattcGCTCTGCTTTGATTGTCTGCCTAAAGTTCTTATAGAATGTGCTCCATTTGGAAAACCAATTTTTTTTACTTCCACCTCCGTATAAGGTGTAGTAAGATGTGCACTTTTCTCATCGGAAACTTGGAAAATGTAATCAGTTCGGAATTTATCCATTGAGAAGTTTCCTTCTTCACATTCCCCAAATAGATTTTTACAATAGTTTGTTATGTATGATTTGATTTACTCATATCCTTTGGTTGTGCCCTCATCTTGTACTAGGGAATGCATGAGTTTCTTACGATATCTGCCATTTGTGACACCATGAAAGTATCCTATATTTGAGTCTCATTCGAAAATGAATTGGGCTTTCGAAtgttggtaccatttgagttcatTTTCTCGCGAAACACAATCTATATGTGCATTGGATTGACTTTTTAATTTAGTCTCCTGCGTAGataaaggtcatacctttgcaagAGCTTCAAGCTCACCAATAATGCCCATCCTCAAAGGTATTGGCCCGTTGCGTCTAATTTATTATTCCACTTTTGGATAGGATTCTGGCAAGCCATAGGTTTCTTTCACACTTTTCTAACTATTTCAAAAAATCCCTCAGGATGTAACCATCAAAGTTTGAATTCGAATGAGCATTTACAATGTGATCTGGGTGTTCCCGTGGTAAATAGAATAGGAAAACGATCGGACAATGCTTCTATACATGGTAGAGCATGTACCATGACATGTGGAAATTTAAATTCCTATTTTGTGTCCACAAGTACATGATTCAGTTTCTTGTATGTCAGTTTGGAGAGGCTATTCGGCAAGGTAAACTACCTTCCAATCGCTGAAACTTCTCTTAAATCTAGGTTATCAATGACAGCGTTGAATAAGAAATGCTAATGATTGTCGATTCTACCTTTACCCTTATCACGAGGGATTCTTAGCAAATCAAAATCCCCACATGTAAGAATAGGGCATGGATTATCTTTTACCATGTTAACCAGCTCTCGAAGGAAGGGAGCTTTGTATTCTTCCTGGGCTGCCCCATATGCAacgacaagactccatatgaagtcTATACCGCGAGATATACAGCTTAAGAGACTCGCGGAGAAATTCTGTCTACCATTTTCAGAAATAGCGACAAAATCAAAATTGTGTTCCCGGACGCAGTAAGCAATATGTACGTAGATTCTTAGCCACCTCCGCTATTTGTAGACATACCATTCATTAGGAAATAATTGTGGTTTTTCACAGTTTTGCTTTTTATCAGGCTGTTGACTCTTTTTTAGGACGAATAATAGTGTATCATCCTATCGATGGTTCCAAATTAAGAACCTGGATAGATATTAGGATAGGGCACACAAATCATGAAACCAGCACCACGAAAATATCAAGGAAAACATTAggcccacgcacggtgctcgctgCCGGGACTCACAGCCTCACCAACAAGCAGCACGAGAACTCGAGGAAAAGAGAAGCAGTACGTGACACCACACACCGGATATCGCCTACGCCTAGCCGAACGGGTGGCTGCGGCGCATGCAATCGCCTTATCCGCCGGCCTTCTCAACACCACAGGCCCAAGCAGTGATCACGGCACCTCCCGGATCGCGCTCGACGGACGGACGGACATAGATAAAtataccggcgcaccaccatttaCAGTTtgcctagcagcagcagcagatcaGCAATGGCCGCCCATGCAGCTCTCGCCGCCACCCGCATCCCCACCAGTGCCCGGCTGCACAGCAGGGCCGCCTCCAAGCAGGTATGTGCTAGCTGCTACTCTCTCTTGTGCAGACCTCACGATCGACTTCGCCGTATCTGACGGCTGAATAATGTGTGTATGTGTGTTTGCAGAGGGTGGACTTCGCCGACTTCTCTGGGCTGAGGCCGGGATCGTGCTCCGTGAGCGCCGCAGCGAGGGAGACGTCCTTCTCCGATGTCCTCGGCGCTCAGCTCGTAGCCAGGGTACCTTAACTTGCAAGAATTCAGAGCTCGTGCACGCTACACATGTATGTATGTATCCTGATCTTGGTTAACTCGTGTCAGGCTTCCGGGGAGAACGCTGTGAGGGCTCCGGCAGAGGCGAAGCTGAAGGTGGCGATCAACGGGTTCGGCCGCATCGGCCGCAACTTCCTCCGGTGCTGGCACGGCCGCGAGAACTCCCCGCTTGAGGTCGTCGTCATCAACGACAGCGGCGGCGTCAGGAATGTAAGTACCAACGAACACCCATAATTCCAGGGATTCAGAGTCGTCTGATGATCAACGAATTAATTAACTGGGGAAAAACCGTTGTCGAGTTCAGGCGTCCCACCTGCTCAAGTACGACTCCATGCTCGGCACCTTCAAGGCCGACGTGAAGATCGTCGACAACGAGACCATCAGCGTCGACGGCAAGAACATCCAGGTCGTCTCCAACAGGGACCCGCTCAAGCTGCCATGGGCCGAGCTCGGCATCGACATCGTCATCGAGGTAACTACTATAGTTCCCTACCGTGGATCTCTTACGGGCAAAAGAAAATTAAACTGAACATGGCGTGTGGTCTCGTGAAGGGTACTGGAGTGTTCGTCGACGGCCCCGGCGCCGGGAAGCACATCCAGGCCGGCGCCAAGAAGGTCATCATCACCGCTCCGGCCAAGGGCGCCGACATCCCGACCTATGTGATGGGTGTCAACGAGGGAGGTTACGACCATGACGTGGCCAACATCGTCAGGTAACACACCATCTGTACTAATATTCTGCAGCAAAACTAGCTAGTATAGTATGTTTATGTTGCAAGTCTGTAACACGCATGGATCCAACTCTGTTCATTGCAGCAATGCTTCCTGCACAACCAACTGCCTTGCCCCATTCGCCAAGGTCTTGGACGAGGAATTCGGTAAGCCCCCTTTCTTCTTTGTCTTAGAACTCTGAATAGTATGGAGTGTGCGTGCAGTAGAGAGAGACACCAGGTTGAGAAGAAACTGAAATTCTGACTTTGGTGCACGCAGGAATCGTGAAGGGAACCATGACCACCACGCATTCCTACACCGGCGACCAGAGGCTGCTCGACGCGTCCCACCGTGACCTGCGGAGGGCCAGGGCCGCCGCGCTGAACATCgtgccgacgagcaccggcgccGCCAAGGCCGTCTCCCTGGTGCTGCCCCAGCTGAAGGGCAAGCTCAACGGCATCGCGCTCCGCGTGCCCACCCCCAACGTCTCCGTGGTGGacctcgtcatcaacaccgtcaaGAAGGGCATCACCGCAGACGACGTGAACGCGGCGTTCCGCAAGGCCGC contains:
- the LOC124701300 gene encoding glyceraldehyde-3-phosphate dehydrogenase GAPB, chloroplastic, with product MAAHAALAATRIPTSARLHSRAASKQRVDFADFSGLRPGSCSVSAAARETSFSDVLGAQLVARASGENAVRAPAEAKLKVAINGFGRIGRNFLRCWHGRENSPLEVVVINDSGGVRNASHLLKYDSMLGTFKADVKIVDNETISVDGKNIQVVSNRDPLKLPWAELGIDIVIEGTGVFVDGPGAGKHIQAGAKKVIITAPAKGADIPTYVMGVNEGGYDHDVANIVSNASCTTNCLAPFAKVLDEEFGIVKGTMTTTHSYTGDQRLLDASHRDLRRARAAALNIVPTSTGAAKAVSLVLPQLKGKLNGIALRVPTPNVSVVDLVINTVKKGITADDVNAAFRKAADGPMNGILGVCDEPLVSVDFRCSDVSTTIDASLTMVMGDDMVKVVAWYDNEWGYSQRVVDLAHLVASKWPGAETTGSGDPLEDYCKTDPAAEECKVFD